One region of Quercus lobata isolate SW786 chromosome 2, ValleyOak3.0 Primary Assembly, whole genome shotgun sequence genomic DNA includes:
- the LOC115962893 gene encoding uncharacterized protein LOC115962893, which yields MSETSNYFSSSDGHFCDVENCRIRTSLKLHTFGRRFYSCRYWSPDDDCACKFFKWLDTSICCMRGAAVAPIVIAKFNRLEHAVEVANEESKQAHALIAAALERERVAK from the exons ATGTCGGAAACAAGTAACTATTTCTCTAGTTCTGATGGCCATTTTTGTGACGTGGAGAACTGCAGAATTAGGACGTCCCTGAAACTTCATACATTTGGTAGGAGGTTTTATAGTTGTCGCTATTGGTCACCA GATGATGACTGTGCATGCAAGTTCTTCAAGTGGTTAGACACTAGCATTTGTTGTATGCGTGGTGCAGCAGTAGCACCTATAGTTATTGCCAAATTCAATCGATTGGAGCATGCGGTGGAAGTTGCCAATGAAGAATCGAAGCAAGCACACGCCTTGATAGCTGCAGCATTGGAAAGGGAGCGAGTTGCAAAATGA
- the LOC115962903 gene encoding putative nuclease HARBI1, whose amino-acid sequence MAPDIIKLADPTFCTVPSHIQGSDQYWPHFKGCIGAIDGVHIPVVLPEEKQHPYRGRKGATTVNCMCACDFDMKFTFACVGWERSAHDIRIFLNCLNNERNNFPKPPPRKYYLIDSGYPMKIGFLAPYKGERYHIPDFQKGSQLHHPKERFNYLHSSLRSVIERTFGVWKNRWKILRYMAGFSIRTQNKIIVATMVLHNFIRTYDHNDVPHSRSARSTYGGSEGGHYNEVADVVSYLDSDEMKEVRDYITVSICIDHN is encoded by the exons ATGGCACCAGACATTATCAAGCTTGCTGATCCTACATTTTGTACCGTGCCATCACATATTCAGGGGTCAGATCAATATTGGCCACATTTTAAG GGTTGCATTGGTGCGATTGATGGGGTTCACATCCCCGTGGTCTTACCAGAAGAGAAGCAACACCCGTATAGAGGAAGGAAAGGGGCCACAACAGTAAACTGCATGTGCGCATGTGATTTTGACATGAAATTCACATTCGCATGTGTGGGATGGGAAAGGTCAGCGCATGACATCAGGATCTTTTTAAATTGCCTGAATAATGAGAGAAACAACTTTCCAAAACCTCCACCTA GAAAATATTATCTTATTGATTCAGGGTACCCGATGAAGATAGGGTTCCTTGCACCATATAAGGGGGAGCGGTACCACATCCCCGATTTTCAAAAAGGTTCACAGCTGCATCATCCAAAGGAGAGATTTAATTATCTCCATTCATCACTTCGTTCGGTCATAGAACGAACTTTTGGAGTTTGGAAGAATagatggaaaattttgagatatATGGCAGGCTTCAGTATACGcactcaaaataaaatcattgtAGCTACAATGGTTCTTCACAACTTTATTAGAACATATGACCACAATGACGTTCCACATTCGCGCTCTGCACGGAGCACATATGGAGGTAGTGAGGGAGGTCATTACAATGAAGTGGCAGATGTGGTCTCTTACTTGGATTCAGATGAGATGAAAGAGGTTCGGGACTATATCACAGTATCGATATGTATAGACCATAACTGA
- the LOC115974690 gene encoding uncharacterized protein LOC115974690: MASMQCFKPKYESCQQKCHESSNGHKVADTSSCGMKGNHHGGYGYGMANSESYKHGQTHAYNPDHNMAKTQAQYYGQIQSHHPDHTMSKTHETHKYHSQTNGLGHPSDHHAMAHANYGHGQANGHHASQGISMACQMKTEKKMKENHASHGTSMACQMKSEKKMKEIKGSEYKKEKISYKKKSKSSKKSCSDNDSSSGSDSD, from the coding sequence ATGGCCTCAATGCAGTGCTTCAAGCCCAAATACGAAAGTTGTCAGCAAAAATGCCACGAAAGCTCGAATGGGCACAAGGTGGCTGATACGAGTAGCTGCGGAATGAAAGGAAATCACCATGGAGGCTATGGCTATGGAATGGCCAATAGTGAGAGTTACAAGCATGGCCAAACCCATGCCTACAACCCAGACCACAACATGGCTAAAACACAGGCTCAGTATTATGGTCAAATCCAGAGCCACCACCCAGACCACACCATGTCCAAAACTCATGAGACTCATAAGTACCATAGCCAAACCAATGGTCTTGGTCACCCCTCTGACCACCACGCCATGGCCCATGCTAATTATGGCCATGGCCAAGCCAATGGTCACCATGCATCTCAAGGCATCAGCATGGCTTGCCAGATGAAGActgagaagaaaatgaaagaaaatcatGCATCTCATGGCACCAGTATGGCTTGCCAAATGAAAAgtgagaagaaaatgaaagaaattaaggGGTCTGAGTATAAGAAGGAGAAGATTTCGTACAAGAAGAAGTCCAAGTCAAGCAAGAAGAGCTGCAGTGACAACGATAGCAGCAGCGGAAGTGACAGCGACTAA